CTGACGAGGTCGGGACAGAGCTTCGGCAGCGCGCCGAGGATGCGCACGTCGGTATGATCGTCCTTGTACACCCACAGCCCCGAAAAGCTCGGAATGGCCGGCAGCACCGCGAGGCGATACGGGGTCGGCTTGGTGTGGCAGAACTTCACGATCTCATCGGCCGGCAGGGTCGAGGTGACGAGCAGGACCGCGTCTGTCCGGACCTTCTCGTTGATCGGCTGCAGGCCGTACCAGGCCCAGGACTCGACGCCCTTGCACAACATGTCGTCGACGGAGATCGTGATGTCCGTCTCCGCCGGCTCGTACTGGGCCATGCTGAGCTGGAGCTCCTCCTCGTCCGGCGCGACGATCGCGAACTGCTTCGCGGGGATCCCGTTGCGCTCGGGCGAGTCCCCGTACCGCCCGAACGCGACCCCGACTTTGCCTTCCTTCCGGGCCGCCAGGACGATCCCCCGGCAGATGTTCTTGGCCAGCGTCTTTTGGAAGATCCCCCGGTAGACGACCTCCACCGAGATCGTGCGTCCCATCCGATCCACCCTCCTCCCGGGCCGCCTGCGGCGGCCCTACCGGCGTGTCAGCCGGGCCTGACGGCGGACGGCTCCGCCGGAAACAGTGTCGCTTCGATGTCCTCGATGTGCCGACGCATGGCGAGCGCCGCGGCCTCGGCATCCCGCCGGCGGATCGCCTCGAGGATGCGCCGGTGGCCGTCGAGCGACTTCTCGGCGCGGCCGTGACCCTGCAGCGAGCGCACGCGGCTGTCACGAAGCAGTTCCATGAGCACGTCCACCGTCCGGAGCACCACCTGGTTCTTCGCGGCGGTGGCGATCAGGTAGTGGAACTCGTTGTCTTCCTCGAGGGCGATCTGCCCGGCCTTGACGCGCTCGGTCTGGCGGGCAACGACCTGCCGGAGGGCCTCGATGTCCTCATCGGTCGCCCGGAACGCCGCCGCGCGGGCCAGCGGCGGTTCGAGCATCCTGCGCATGTCGAAGAGGTCGGCCACGAGGTCCTTACTGGCGGTCAGGGCGTCCGCAAGCGGCCGGATGAGCCGGTCGATCGGGATTTCGCGTACCACCGTGCCGTCGCCGTGGCGCGGTTCCACGAGCCTCTGCATCTCCAGCACGCGGATCGCGTCGCGGACGGAACTGCGGCTCACGCCGAACACCTCGGCGAGCTCGCGCTCGGGGGGAAGTTTGTCACCGGGCTTGAGGCGCCCGTCGGCAATGAGGCGCTGAATCTGCGCGGCCACCTCGGCGTAGACTTTCGTCTTTCTGACCGGACTGAGATCGGCCTGAATGGACGACACCACGTTGGATGGGATCGGAATCCCTCCGATTGGCACTCTTTGCCCCGGGTCAACCGGGTTATTGGCCCGGTGGTCGGACCACCAGACAACCTCGATTATGCCCAGAAGATCTGTCTACCGTCAAGCGTCAGGAGCCGGCGGACCGGCCGAGGTATGCCGC
This portion of the bacterium genome encodes:
- a CDS encoding FadR/GntR family transcriptional regulator, producing MPIGGIPIPSNVVSSIQADLSPVRKTKVYAEVAAQIQRLIADGRLKPGDKLPPERELAEVFGVSRSSVRDAIRVLEMQRLVEPRHGDGTVVREIPIDRLIRPLADALTASKDLVADLFDMRRMLEPPLARAAAFRATDEDIEALRQVVARQTERVKAGQIALEEDNEFHYLIATAAKNQVVLRTVDVLMELLRDSRVRSLQGHGRAEKSLDGHRRILEAIRRRDAEAAALAMRRHIEDIEATLFPAEPSAVRPG